One part of the Parabacteroides distasonis ATCC 8503 genome encodes these proteins:
- a CDS encoding serine O-acetyltransferase produces the protein MNRTAILEQIQKNVERLSAPDLPEYKYIPLHQKPSPSVATLHEIMRLLRTVIFPGFFGTEQEAQLGSIQYYTGVYLEKIYDLLQEQIYNGLCFEVERCCDSKDRASEISIAFINRIPHIKYLLSTDVKAILDGDPAAKSVSEIIFCYPAVYALLHQRVAHELFELGVPVLPRIITEMAHSQTGIDIHPGAQIGEYFSIDHGTGIVVGQTAIIGNHVRLYQGVTLGAKSFTLDEEGLPIDLPRHPIIEDYVTIYSNASILGRITIGRGSIIGGNIWLTHSVPPNSKISQSRVEEKFTEI, from the coding sequence ATGAATAGAACAGCGATTTTAGAACAGATACAGAAGAACGTAGAACGGCTGTCGGCTCCTGATCTACCGGAATACAAATATATCCCGTTGCATCAGAAGCCATCGCCTTCAGTCGCTACGTTGCATGAGATCATGCGCCTATTACGTACGGTTATCTTCCCCGGATTCTTTGGTACGGAACAAGAGGCTCAATTAGGCTCTATCCAATATTATACGGGAGTCTATTTGGAAAAGATCTATGATCTCTTGCAAGAGCAAATATATAATGGACTTTGTTTTGAGGTAGAGCGTTGTTGTGATTCCAAGGACCGGGCTTCCGAGATCTCGATCGCTTTTATTAACCGGATTCCTCATATCAAATATTTACTGTCCACCGATGTAAAGGCCATCTTGGATGGTGATCCGGCAGCCAAGAGCGTGAGTGAGATTATATTCTGTTATCCGGCGGTCTACGCGCTTTTACATCAACGGGTCGCTCATGAATTATTCGAGCTAGGCGTACCGGTACTCCCGCGTATCATTACGGAAATGGCACACTCGCAAACCGGGATCGACATTCATCCCGGGGCGCAGATCGGAGAATATTTCAGTATCGATCATGGAACGGGTATTGTCGTGGGACAAACCGCCATTATCGGAAACCATGTCCGCCTTTATCAAGGTGTGACGTTAGGAGCTAAGAGTTTTACGCTGGACGAGGAAGGACTTCCGATAGATTTACCCCGTCATCCGATCATCGAGGATTATGTGACCATTTATTCCAACGCATCCATATTAGGACGGATCACTATTGGCCGAGGATCTATTATCGGGGGTAACATCTGGCTCACCCATAGTGTACCTCCCAATTCCAAGATATCTCAATCACGTGTCGAAGAAAAATTCACGGAAATATGA
- a CDS encoding (2Fe-2S) ferredoxin domain-containing protein produces the protein MNKVKTLDDLKKMRESLRASLDLREKSNTPDQLVQIKVSMATCGIAAGAKEIMSYFIEVLDRQKIDALVTQTGCMGYCYAEPTIEIKLPGQEPLVFGYVDKAKVEEIIDKYIRKGILVDGIIPVTYTTVKPE, from the coding sequence ATGAACAAAGTAAAGACATTAGATGATCTCAAGAAAATGCGTGAATCTCTTCGTGCGTCTTTGGATCTGCGTGAAAAAAGCAATACCCCTGATCAGCTCGTACAAATTAAGGTTTCTATGGCCACTTGCGGTATAGCTGCCGGAGCCAAGGAGATAATGAGTTATTTTATCGAGGTTTTAGACCGGCAGAAAATCGATGCGTTGGTAACTCAAACCGGATGCATGGGCTATTGTTATGCGGAACCGACTATCGAAATCAAGCTTCCGGGTCAGGAGCCGTTGGTATTCGGTTATGTTGATAAGGCAAAAGTAGAAGAGATCATAGATAAGTATATCCGTAAGGGTATCTTGGTAGACGGCATCATTCCTGTAACTTACACCACCGTAAAACCCGAATAA
- a CDS encoding NADH-ubiquinone oxidoreductase-F iron-sulfur binding region domain-containing protein, with translation MAQYTNYILVCGGTGCRASQSEQIIENLRAAVEQYGLEDTQVIRTGCFGFCEKGPVVKMIPDNTFYVQVQPSDADEIVREHLVKGRKVERLLYMNPETRELVPDSKHIRFYKKQLRIALRNCGFINPENIDEYIARDGYVALGKALVEMTPEEVIKEIMDSGLRGRGGGGFPTGLKWQITRKVQAPQKYVVCNADEGDPGAFMDRSILEGDPHSIVEAMAINGYCTGASKGLVYIRAEYPLAVERLKIAIRQAKEYGLLGENIFGTDFSFDIEIRYGAGAFVCGEETALIHSMEGLRGEATVKPPFPSEHGYKGCPTNVNNVETYANIPVILLRGAKWFSSIGTEKSKGTKVFALAGKVNNVGLIEVPMGTTLREVIFGIGGGIKDGKKFKAVQTGGPSGGCLTEKHLDLPIDYDNLLAAGSMMGSGGMIVMDEDDCMVAMAKFYLDFTVEESCGKCAPCRIGNKRLHEILQKITSGNGAEEDLTRLRNLAMVIKDTALCGLGQTSPNPVLSTMDNFYDEYLAHVREHRCPSHQCRELTQYFINPEKCKGCTLCARVCPVHAITGGRKIPHIIDPQACIRCGTCMEKCKFGAIYVH, from the coding sequence ATGGCACAATACACGAATTATATATTGGTGTGCGGTGGCACAGGTTGCCGTGCATCACAAAGCGAGCAGATCATCGAGAATCTGAGAGCCGCCGTCGAGCAATACGGATTAGAGGATACACAAGTGATCCGTACCGGATGCTTCGGTTTCTGCGAGAAGGGTCCGGTGGTTAAGATGATCCCCGATAACACTTTTTACGTACAAGTTCAACCATCGGATGCGGACGAGATCGTACGGGAGCATTTGGTAAAAGGCCGTAAAGTGGAACGGTTACTTTATATGAATCCAGAGACCCGTGAGCTGGTTCCGGACTCCAAGCATATCAGATTCTATAAGAAACAGCTACGAATCGCCCTTCGAAATTGTGGCTTTATCAACCCTGAGAATATCGATGAGTATATCGCTCGTGACGGCTATGTAGCGTTAGGAAAAGCCCTTGTGGAAATGACTCCCGAGGAAGTAATCAAGGAAATCATGGATAGCGGTTTACGGGGTCGTGGGGGCGGTGGTTTCCCCACAGGTTTGAAATGGCAGATTACCCGTAAGGTACAAGCACCTCAAAAATACGTGGTTTGCAATGCGGACGAGGGTGACCCGGGCGCTTTTATGGATCGCTCCATATTGGAGGGCGACCCGCATTCGATTGTGGAGGCTATGGCGATTAATGGATATTGTACGGGAGCTAGCAAAGGTTTGGTATATATCCGTGCCGAATATCCGCTAGCCGTGGAACGTTTGAAAATCGCCATACGGCAAGCGAAAGAATATGGATTGCTGGGCGAGAATATATTTGGGACTGATTTCTCATTCGATATCGAGATCCGGTACGGTGCCGGAGCTTTTGTTTGTGGAGAGGAGACTGCTTTGATCCACAGTATGGAAGGTTTGCGAGGCGAGGCTACCGTAAAGCCGCCGTTCCCTAGTGAACACGGGTATAAAGGTTGTCCGACCAATGTAAATAACGTAGAGACTTACGCAAATATCCCGGTGATCTTGTTAAGAGGCGCTAAATGGTTCAGTAGTATCGGAACGGAGAAAAGCAAAGGAACAAAGGTGTTCGCCTTGGCTGGAAAGGTAAACAATGTGGGGCTGATCGAGGTTCCTATGGGTACGACTTTGCGTGAGGTTATCTTTGGAATTGGGGGAGGTATCAAGGATGGAAAGAAGTTTAAGGCTGTGCAAACCGGTGGCCCGTCAGGAGGTTGCTTGACTGAAAAGCATCTTGATCTTCCTATCGATTATGATAATTTGCTTGCCGCTGGTTCCATGATGGGTTCCGGAGGTATGATCGTCATGGACGAGGATGATTGTATGGTAGCCATGGCTAAGTTCTATCTGGACTTTACGGTCGAGGAATCTTGCGGTAAATGCGCACCGTGCCGTATCGGTAATAAACGCTTACATGAGATATTGCAGAAAATTACGAGTGGAAACGGAGCCGAAGAGGATTTGACCCGTCTAAGGAATCTGGCGATGGTGATTAAGGATACCGCTTTATGCGGCTTGGGACAGACTTCTCCGAATCCGGTTTTATCTACGATGGATAATTTCTACGATGAATATCTGGCGCATGTCCGGGAGCATCGTTGTCCGTCTCATCAATGCCGGGAACTTACTCAATATTTCATCAATCCGGAGAAATGTAAAGGATGTACGCTCTGTGCCCGTGTTTGTCCGGTGCATGCGATTACAGGTGGACGGAAAATTCCTCATATTATCGATCCGCAAGCTTGTATCCGTTGCGGTACCTGTATGGAGAAGTGTAAGTTCGGAGCGATTTATGTCCACTAA
- a CDS encoding NADH-dependent [FeFe] hydrogenase, group A6 has product METIQLIIDNKEVEVPRGTTILDAAKSVGIHIPTLCYMKLEDLHYENNPGACRICVVEIEGRRNLAPSCKMECTEGMVVRTHTPRVMNARRTVMELILSNHPAECLTCSSNGHCELQKIAHDLGIREIRYKGEMSTFTIDRSPSIVRNMNKCIMCRRCETMCNTIQTVGALTAVNRGFNAAVSTAFERDMAGSTCSYCGQCVSVCPVNALSGRNTQQPVLDALADPTKIVIAQTAPAVRTALGRDFGYEPGTLVTGKMVSALRQLGFDYVFDTDFAADLTIMEEGTELLHRLGSYLNGDKEVKIPLMTSCCPGWVSFVEQHFPELRDNLSTAKSPQQMFGAIAKSYFAEKLGVDRKDLVVVSIMPCLAKKYEASRPEFSVEGNPDVDYSIYTRELARLIRYANIDFNELPDGEFDSPLGESTGASVIFGTTGGVIEAACRTAYELYTKKNLDKVDFEELRGLEGIRSATIDFNGTPVKIGIAHGLGNARKLIEEVKNGTSPYHAIEVMACPGGCIGGGGQPFHRGRMEVLRRRASALYREDANKPLRKSHENPYIQQLYSEYLGEPCGPKAHKLLHTHYIDRKEVIGMYIETEKSK; this is encoded by the coding sequence ATGGAAACAATTCAATTAATCATAGATAATAAAGAGGTGGAAGTGCCGAGAGGAACCACCATTTTAGATGCGGCAAAAAGTGTAGGTATCCACATCCCGACACTCTGTTATATGAAACTGGAGGACTTGCACTACGAGAATAATCCGGGAGCTTGCCGTATTTGTGTCGTAGAGATCGAGGGACGTAGAAATCTAGCCCCATCCTGTAAGATGGAATGTACGGAAGGCATGGTCGTACGGACACATACCCCCCGGGTGATGAATGCCCGTAGGACGGTGATGGAGCTGATCCTCTCGAATCATCCGGCGGAATGTCTGACATGTAGCAGCAACGGACATTGCGAGTTACAAAAGATCGCACATGACTTAGGAATCCGTGAGATCCGGTATAAGGGAGAGATGTCCACATTTACGATAGACCGTTCCCCTTCCATTGTGCGGAACATGAACAAATGTATCATGTGCCGCCGCTGTGAGACCATGTGTAATACGATACAGACAGTTGGCGCCTTGACTGCCGTGAACCGTGGATTTAACGCGGCCGTATCGACTGCTTTTGAACGGGATATGGCCGGAAGTACCTGTTCGTATTGTGGACAATGCGTATCCGTCTGTCCTGTAAACGCGCTTAGCGGACGTAATACGCAACAGCCGGTCTTGGACGCTTTGGCCGATCCTACTAAAATTGTTATCGCCCAGACAGCGCCGGCGGTTCGCACAGCGTTGGGACGTGATTTCGGGTATGAGCCGGGTACATTGGTTACAGGCAAGATGGTTTCAGCTTTGCGTCAATTGGGTTTTGATTATGTATTCGATACGGACTTTGCCGCCGACTTGACCATTATGGAAGAGGGTACGGAATTATTACATCGCCTAGGTAGTTACCTAAATGGAGACAAAGAGGTGAAAATACCGTTAATGACGAGTTGTTGTCCGGGTTGGGTTAGCTTTGTGGAACAACATTTCCCCGAGTTACGGGATAATTTATCTACAGCCAAGAGCCCGCAGCAAATGTTCGGAGCGATCGCCAAGAGTTATTTCGCCGAGAAGTTGGGAGTGGACCGTAAGGATTTGGTAGTCGTATCTATCATGCCTTGTTTGGCGAAGAAGTATGAGGCTAGCCGCCCGGAGTTTAGCGTGGAAGGTAATCCCGATGTAGATTATTCGATCTATACCCGTGAGTTAGCCCGTTTAATCCGTTATGCGAATATAGATTTCAATGAACTGCCGGATGGTGAGTTCGATAGCCCGTTGGGTGAATCTACCGGAGCGAGCGTGATCTTCGGTACTACCGGCGGTGTTATCGAGGCCGCTTGCCGTACAGCTTATGAATTATATACGAAGAAAAATCTGGATAAAGTGGACTTCGAGGAGTTACGCGGGCTGGAAGGTATTCGTAGCGCTACGATCGATTTTAATGGGACTCCGGTAAAGATCGGTATCGCTCATGGTCTGGGGAATGCCCGCAAATTGATCGAGGAGGTGAAGAACGGTACCTCTCCTTATCATGCGATCGAGGTGATGGCTTGTCCGGGAGGCTGTATCGGCGGTGGTGGACAACCGTTCCACCGAGGCCGTATGGAGGTACTTCGCCGGCGTGCTTCCGCTCTTTACCGGGAAGACGCTAACAAACCGCTTCGCAAGAGCCATGAGAATCCGTATATCCAGCAATTATACAGCGAGTATTTGGGAGAGCCTTGCGGACCGAAAGCCCATAAATTACTGCATACCCATTACATAGATCGTAAGGAAGTAATCGGTATGTATATAGAAACCGAAAAAAGTAAATAA
- a CDS encoding complex I 24 kDa subunit family protein — protein sequence MNEIHLPKTKVAELHAICAERNNDPGELINILHAAQGLFGYLPPEVQQVIAAELNIPVSRVYGVVTFYSFFTMTPKGKYPISVCLGTACYVRGAENVLEEMQRQLEIKVGETTPDGLFSLDCLRCVGACGLAPVVMIGGKVYGRVTPEKVRDILSDYYLKEQ from the coding sequence ATGAATGAGATACATTTGCCTAAAACAAAAGTAGCGGAGCTACATGCGATATGCGCTGAACGCAACAACGATCCCGGGGAGTTGATCAATATCTTGCACGCCGCCCAAGGCTTGTTCGGATATTTACCACCGGAAGTCCAACAGGTTATCGCCGCCGAATTGAATATCCCGGTCTCAAGGGTATATGGCGTAGTTACTTTTTACTCATTCTTTACGATGACCCCCAAAGGGAAATACCCCATCTCTGTTTGTCTGGGAACGGCCTGTTACGTGCGTGGCGCAGAAAATGTTCTGGAAGAAATGCAACGTCAATTGGAAATAAAGGTAGGAGAGACTACACCGGACGGTTTGTTCTCCTTGGATTGCTTACGCTGTGTCGGTGCTTGCGGATTAGCTCCGGTGGTCATGATCGGCGGGAAGGTCTATGGAAGGGTTACTCCCGAGAAGGTACGGGATATACTTTCCGACTACTATCTGAAAGAGCAATAA
- a CDS encoding TPM domain-containing protein, which translates to MSEIKNIRSRRKCPVSLLWISLLLVGFASSIFAAKDYSIETIPNVRLSNRLNHVSNPDGIITPDDAARINQLLNVVEDSLGIEVAVVAVNSIGDHDARMFATDLFKHWGLGQKSKDNGLLIQLVTEPSQRSVVFETGYGIEGVLPDAICYRLQQRYMMPDLKAGDYSAGMLKGVMAVTKYLMSSDYERAGMTGNRSSSSSDDDFMWIFVVGIIGMIGFSAFIAYLKYRPKACPRCGKKTFVYMGQQVIREATRFSEGLAEDVYRCKSCGYTEKKNRTIDRIHRGGGGPIIMGGGGGFGGFSGGGSWGGGSSGGGGSISRF; encoded by the coding sequence ATGAGTGAGATAAAGAATATAAGATCTAGACGCAAGTGTCCGGTAAGCCTTTTATGGATCAGTTTATTGCTGGTTGGTTTTGCCTCCTCTATTTTCGCGGCAAAGGATTATTCGATCGAGACCATTCCGAACGTACGTCTTTCCAACCGGTTGAACCATGTCAGTAATCCGGATGGTATCATTACCCCGGATGATGCGGCACGTATCAATCAATTATTAAATGTAGTGGAAGATAGTCTCGGTATCGAGGTAGCTGTCGTTGCCGTGAATAGCATCGGTGATCATGATGCCCGGATGTTCGCTACGGATTTATTCAAACATTGGGGATTGGGACAAAAGAGCAAGGATAATGGTTTATTGATCCAGTTGGTGACGGAACCTTCCCAACGTTCGGTCGTTTTCGAGACGGGATATGGCATCGAGGGTGTCTTACCCGACGCGATTTGCTACCGGCTCCAGCAGCGGTATATGATGCCCGATCTAAAGGCCGGGGATTATAGCGCCGGCATGTTGAAAGGAGTCATGGCGGTTACCAAGTATTTAATGTCCAGCGACTATGAACGGGCAGGCATGACTGGCAACCGTTCTTCTTCCTCGTCCGATGATGATTTTATGTGGATATTCGTGGTGGGGATTATCGGGATGATCGGTTTCTCGGCATTTATCGCATACTTAAAGTATCGTCCGAAGGCATGTCCCCGTTGTGGAAAGAAAACCTTTGTGTATATGGGGCAGCAGGTGATCCGGGAAGCGACTCGTTTCTCGGAAGGTCTGGCCGAAGATGTATACCGCTGTAAGAGTTGCGGGTATACAGAGAAAAAAAATCGTACCATCGACCGCATACACCGAGGAGGAGGTGGCCCTATTATTATGGGTGGCGGTGGTGGTTTCGGAGGTTTTAGCGGAGGCGGCTCTTGGGGAGGTGGAAGCTCCGGGGGTGGCGGTTCGATCAGTCGTTTCTGA
- a CDS encoding LemA family protein, giving the protein MFKNKVVWIIIAIVAILFFWVKGVYNNMVTQDEGVKTAWSQVENQYQRRMDLIPNLVNTVKGYAAHEKETLEGVVNARAEATKTTIDPSNLTEESLKKFQSAQGELGNALSRLMLVLERYPDLKANQNFMELQAQLEGTENRISVERKRFNEVAQSYNTYIRQFPNNILSGMFGFQSKAYFAAESGAEKAPKVEF; this is encoded by the coding sequence ATGTTTAAGAACAAAGTTGTATGGATTATCATCGCTATCGTAGCGATATTATTCTTTTGGGTGAAAGGCGTGTATAATAATATGGTAACTCAAGACGAAGGCGTGAAAACCGCATGGAGCCAAGTTGAGAACCAATATCAACGCCGTATGGATTTGATCCCGAATCTGGTAAATACGGTAAAAGGATACGCCGCGCATGAGAAAGAGACTTTAGAAGGTGTGGTCAACGCTCGTGCCGAGGCGACGAAGACTACGATTGATCCTTCTAACCTTACTGAGGAATCCTTGAAGAAATTCCAGTCCGCACAAGGTGAGTTAGGAAATGCCCTCTCCCGTTTGATGCTTGTTTTAGAGCGTTATCCAGACTTAAAAGCGAATCAAAACTTTATGGAGCTTCAAGCGCAATTGGAAGGGACCGAAAATCGTATCTCAGTAGAGCGTAAACGTTTTAATGAGGTAGCTCAGTCTTATAATACCTATATTCGCCAATTCCCGAACAATATTTTGTCCGGAATGTTCGGCTTCCAATCGAAAGCTTATTTCGCCGCTGAATCCGGTGCGGAAAAGGCTCCTAAGGTAGAATTCTAA
- a CDS encoding cytochrome c peroxidase: MRKTIYAKMAALPVGLCALAFAVTSCGSSEYKKFADNEGKQVASILRENDCLACHSENAPLPFYGNLPLIGPVVQADMKEAVHYVDLTAMVEALENGQPVSEVDLAKVENTALSGSMPPAKYSHMPMHWGTSLDDNEKAVIISWAKNVRKDRFTTETVAEEFKNEPLQPLMKSLPTDPAKVELGFALYHDTRLSADNTISCATCHGLNTGGVDRKQYSEGINGQFGGVNAPTVYNAALNFVQFWDGRAADLKEQAAGPPLNPVEMGCTSFDQICEALAQDKDFTKKFTEVYPEGYSQSTITDAIAEFEKTLLTPSRFDKYLMGDKNALTAEELEGYQLFKDNKCATCHVGVNVGGQSYEFMGIKNSYFDYRNTGLTDGDNGRYAVTKKESDRHKFKTPTLRNVMLTYPYMHDGTVASVEDAIRIMHEFQIGKEINDVEVEKIVVFLRTLNGEYNGKMLQ, translated from the coding sequence ATGCGTAAAACAATTTATGCTAAAATGGCGGCATTACCGGTAGGACTCTGCGCTTTAGCCTTTGCGGTTACCTCGTGCGGTTCTTCCGAATACAAGAAATTTGCCGACAATGAAGGTAAGCAAGTGGCCTCTATCCTGCGGGAAAACGACTGTTTGGCCTGCCACTCTGAAAATGCGCCTCTGCCATTTTACGGTAATTTACCGTTGATCGGTCCCGTAGTACAGGCAGACATGAAGGAGGCCGTTCACTATGTGGACTTGACTGCTATGGTGGAAGCCTTGGAGAACGGGCAGCCCGTTTCAGAGGTTGATTTGGCGAAGGTGGAGAATACGGCCCTAAGCGGCTCTATGCCCCCGGCTAAGTATTCCCATATGCCGATGCACTGGGGAACCAGCCTTGACGACAATGAGAAAGCGGTGATCATCTCATGGGCGAAGAATGTCCGTAAAGATCGTTTCACGACCGAAACCGTAGCGGAAGAATTTAAGAATGAGCCTCTTCAGCCTCTAATGAAGAGCTTGCCTACAGATCCGGCGAAGGTAGAGTTGGGTTTTGCCCTGTATCATGATACTCGTTTGTCTGCGGACAATACGATCTCTTGCGCTACTTGCCACGGATTGAACACAGGTGGTGTAGACCGTAAGCAATATTCGGAAGGTATTAATGGACAGTTCGGTGGTGTTAACGCTCCGACCGTATATAATGCGGCGCTTAATTTCGTTCAATTTTGGGACGGACGTGCGGCAGACCTAAAAGAGCAAGCGGCTGGTCCTCCATTGAACCCAGTGGAAATGGGTTGTACCTCATTCGACCAGATTTGCGAGGCTTTAGCGCAAGATAAGGATTTCACGAAGAAATTCACGGAAGTGTATCCGGAAGGTTATTCTCAATCTACGATCACGGACGCTATCGCTGAGTTTGAGAAGACCTTGCTTACGCCGAGTCGTTTCGACAAATACTTGATGGGAGATAAAAACGCGCTTACAGCGGAAGAATTAGAGGGTTATCAACTATTCAAGGACAATAAATGCGCTACTTGTCACGTTGGTGTAAATGTCGGTGGTCAATCTTACGAGTTCATGGGTATCAAGAACAGCTATTTCGATTACCGGAATACAGGGTTGACGGACGGTGATAACGGACGCTATGCCGTGACTAAGAAAGAATCCGATCGTCATAAGTTCAAAACCCCGACACTTCGTAACGTGATGCTGACTTATCCGTACATGCACGACGGAACGGTAGCCTCTGTAGAGGATGCGATCCGTATCATGCATGAGTTCCAGATCGGAAAGGAGATCAATGATGTAGAAGTTGAAAAAATCGTTGTTTTTCTAAGGACTTTGAACGGAGAATATAATGGAAAAATGCTTCAATAA
- a CDS encoding septal ring lytic transglycosylase RlpA family protein produces MSFRLFYILLIFAAVKCGEGIWAQEEGLASYYHHRFHGRKSSSGRVHDKEELVAAHRTYPFGTFLRVTNLENMKSTIVCVTDRGPRYRKRIIDVSASAAEILDFIDKGVAKVRIEVVPGPLDLRYLDLIYPKIPYLDIDYLRPDPPYRVKFTK; encoded by the coding sequence ATGTCCTTCCGCTTGTTCTACATATTACTTATATTTGCCGCAGTTAAGTGTGGAGAAGGAATATGGGCACAGGAGGAAGGACTTGCTTCGTATTACCATCATCGTTTCCACGGCAGGAAATCATCCAGTGGAAGGGTTCATGATAAAGAAGAATTAGTCGCCGCGCATCGTACGTATCCTTTTGGTACTTTTTTAAGAGTCACGAACTTGGAGAATATGAAAAGTACCATTGTATGCGTAACGGATCGTGGACCTCGTTATAGAAAACGAATCATTGATGTATCAGCGAGCGCCGCCGAGATATTGGATTTTATCGATAAAGGTGTCGCTAAGGTACGGATAGAAGTCGTTCCCGGCCCCTTAGACCTCCGCTATCTGGACTTGATCTATCCTAAGATTCCTTATCTGGATATAGATTATTTACGTCCGGATCCACCTTATAGGGTGAAATTCACGAAATAA
- a CDS encoding UDP-glucuronic acid decarboxylase family protein produces the protein MKQILITGGAGFIGSHLCARLLEEGNEVICLDNYFTGSKENVIPLLKNPHFELIRHDVSIPFQAEVDEIYNLACPASPVYYQIDPIQTIKTSVLGAVNMLGLAKRVNAKILQASTSEVYGDPMIHPQPESYWGNVNPIGPRSCYDEGKRCAETLFMDYHRQNKVRIKIIRIFNTYGPNMSTNDGRVVSNFIIQALQNKDITIYGDGNQTRSFQYVDDLIEGMIRMMNTSDDFTGPVNIGNQGEFSMNELAKIVIRLTNSSSKIVYRPLPGDDPKQRKPDITLAKEKLDGWEPTVCLEEGLKKTILYFKSL, from the coding sequence ATGAAGCAAATACTTATCACCGGGGGCGCCGGCTTTATCGGTTCTCATTTATGTGCCCGTCTTTTAGAAGAAGGAAATGAAGTAATTTGTCTGGATAACTATTTTACGGGAAGTAAGGAGAATGTGATTCCTCTGCTGAAAAATCCACATTTCGAGTTGATCAGGCATGATGTTTCTATACCGTTCCAAGCCGAGGTCGATGAGATTTATAATTTGGCATGTCCCGCATCTCCAGTTTATTATCAAATAGATCCGATACAGACGATCAAGACATCCGTGTTAGGAGCGGTCAATATGTTAGGTCTGGCAAAACGGGTGAACGCTAAGATATTACAAGCATCTACCAGTGAGGTGTATGGAGATCCCATGATACACCCGCAGCCGGAAAGCTATTGGGGAAATGTCAACCCGATAGGGCCTCGCTCTTGTTATGACGAGGGCAAGCGTTGCGCCGAGACCTTATTTATGGATTACCATCGCCAAAACAAGGTTCGCATTAAAATCATCCGCATCTTTAATACGTATGGGCCTAATATGAGTACGAACGATGGCCGTGTCGTCTCTAATTTCATTATACAGGCATTACAAAATAAGGACATTACGATTTATGGGGATGGAAACCAAACTCGTAGTTTCCAATATGTAGACGATTTGATCGAGGGGATGATTCGCATGATGAATACCTCGGATGATTTTACCGGCCCGGTAAATATCGGAAATCAGGGAGAGTTCTCGATGAACGAGTTGGCCAAGATCGTGATCCGTTTGACAAACTCCTCCTCTAAGATCGTATACCGCCCGTTGCCGGGAGACGATCCCAAGCAACGTAAGCCCGATATTACGTTGGCCAAAGAGAAATTAGATGGGTGGGAACCTACGGTTTGTTTGGAGGAAGGATTAAAGAAAACAATATTATACTTTAAATCTCTCTAA